The Chthoniobacterales bacterium sequence TATATCGGCGCTCCACAATCTCAAAGGGTGCAAAAAGTTTCTCCAAGTAAGGTTCGCAAAACGCTCGATGCGCATTGAAGTAGATCCGATTTACGTCATCCACCGGCACCGAAATGTAGAGGTCTCCACCGGGTTCGACGATCCGCTTTAACTCCTCCACCGCCTTGACAGTTCCTTCAGGATCGAGCGGATCGCCGTAACGCCCGAGCCCAATGTGTTCGACCACGCAAAGGCTGGAAACAGACGGAACGCTGGCGTCGGCAAAAGGCAGATCGACAATCGTGCCTTCCTTAAAGGCAAGGCTGGCGAGTGTCACCGGCAAAGGCCGCAGATCGACCATCGTCGTGGGTACGACCTTGGAAAGAAGGGAGACAAACTTGTGATGCGATCCCACGTCGATGTGAGAAGCGGGTTGGGCCTTGAAGATTTTCTCAAATGCCCAGGCGTCTTGGAAGTAATAGCTGGGATCAACCGGGGTGGTGTCGGTTGCATCGTCCAGACAGGGATAAAAATATTTTTCCTGCGGGCGGTCTTCCGCCGGAGAAAGAGCGCAGTACGCCTCATACTGCTGCCAGAATTGTGCCCGTGCCCGGAATCGGCGAAAATGCGCTCGAAAGCCGAAGCGCGGGGGCCAGCAGGCAAA is a genomic window containing:
- a CDS encoding DUF268 domain-containing protein; the encoded protein is MSLHHSLSRLRFACWPPRFGFRAHFRRFRARAQFWQQYEAYCALSPAEDRPQEKYFYPCLDDATDTTPVDPSYYFQDAWAFEKIFKAQPASHIDVGSHHKFVSLLSKVVPTTMVDLRPLPVTLASLAFKEGTIVDLPFADASVPSVSSLCVVEHIGLGRYGDPLDPEGTVKAVEELKRIVEPGGDLYISVPVDDVNRIYFNAHRAFCEPYLEKLFAPFEIVERRYIFGNDFTETLQPGFGTGCYHLRRLHQN